From one Mya arenaria isolate MELC-2E11 chromosome 4, ASM2691426v1 genomic stretch:
- the LOC128231048 gene encoding innexin unc-9-like has product MPPHHRILRSAILGSIPGITQLRASRNDDRIDRLNHVYTTVLLVVFAVVVSTTQFAGHPIHCWHPPEFEEMEWYESYIDNYCWISNTYHVPFSEELFPVNISDREDREITYYQWVPIVLLLQAFLFKLPNVVWNLLHTYGGLKLNNLVKMAETTQLLNPVERQTVIENIASHIDKWLDAERAYKWNKMTVAKQRFANICCLFCSKRSGTFLCGLFTTVKLLYVCNVIGQFFMLNLFMSMDYMFYGFDILKGFQTNQPWKQSPRFPLVTFCDFHIRQQQNIQRWTLQCVLPINLFNEKVFIFLWFWLFLMVILSIYNLVSWCYIVMLKRHRYQYVKKYLKVTNRIQGDFDDKLCRRFANHYFRDDGVFVLRIISNNATDLVTTELVNYLWQMFQDKQSCGRPSRAGEKLRPLPRDANTSATERNSIHAS; this is encoded by the exons atgcccccgcatcaCAGGATActtag GTCAGCAATACTTGGGTCCATCCCGGGCATCACTCAGCTGCGGGCCTCTCGAAACGATGACAGGATTGACCGCCTTAACCACGTGTACACTACCGTCCTCCTGGTTGTGTTTGCCGTCGTCGTCAGCACCACCCAGTTTGCGGGTCACCCAATCCACTGCTGGCATCCTCCAGAGTTCGAAGAGATGGAATGGTACGAAAGCTACATCGACAACTATTGCTGGATATCCAATACATATCATGTTCCATTCTCTGAAGAGCTCTTCCCCGTAAACATTAGCGATCGTGAGGACCGTGAAATAACATATTATCAGTGGGTACCGATCGTGTTACTGCTCCAAGCTTTCTTGTTTAAGCTGCCAAACGTAGTCTGGAATCTGCTACACACTTACGGTGGtctaaaattaaacaatttagtAAAAATGGCCGAAACAACCCAACTTCTGAACCCAGTTGAGCGCCAAACAGTAATTGAAAACATAGCTTCACATATTGACAAATGGCTGGACGCAGAAAGAGCTTATAAATGGAACAAAATGACAGTTGCAAAGCAAAGGTTTGCCAACATTTGCTGCTTGTTTTGTAGCAAACGTAGTGGAACGTTCCTTTGTGGTCTGTTTACAACTGTCAAACTCTTATATGTGTGCAATGTGATTGGCCAGTTCTTCATGTTGAACTTATTCATGAGCATGGACTATATGTTCTatggttttgacattttgaaaggATTTCAGACTAACCAGCCGTGGAAACAGAGCCCAAGGTTCCCCCTGGTCACGTTTTGTGATTTTCATATCCGACAACAACAGAACATTCAACGCTGGACATTGCAGTGCGTTCTTCCTATTAACCTTTTCAATGAGAAGGTGTTCATCTTTCTGTGGTTCTGGCTGTTCCTGATGGTCATATTGTCCATCTACAACCTCGTCAGCTGGTGTTACATCGTCATGCTGAAGAGGCACCGCTACCAGTACGTGAAGAAGTACCTGAAGGTAACAAACCGAATACAGGGCGACTTTGACGACAAGTTGTGTCGTCGGTTCGCCAATCACTATTTCCGGGACGACGGAGTGTTCGTACTGCGCATCATCTCAAACAACGCGACGGACCTGGTGACCACGGAACTCGTGAATTACCTGTGGCAAATGTTTCAAGACAAGCAAAGCTGTGGACGACCGAGCAGGGCCGGAGAAAAACTGCGGCCCCTGCCCAGGGATGCAAATACCAGCGCTACCGAACGTAACTCTATCCATGCAAGTTGA
- the LOC128231159 gene encoding complement C1q subcomponent subunit B-like: protein MERLFVLTISFICLHLTSGAHGAANDDLLRRVAALEQKQAEIDQTIRSQQILIQLQDEKFDAQIKEMQESLATCQTAAADLKKQRYDEQMLRKKRQFDGNVAFSVWLDHDMTLGSGQVIRFNKIITNEANGYDPNTGHFTCPEAGMYVFSFMVSQRGNYGELEAKLVKNGEHIIDGVAETAHDAQDLQGGNTVALRLQKGDTVAIEEVIGNHVEGWTGYRLTSFTGMFVYP, encoded by the exons ATGGAACGGCtttttgttttaactatttcttttatttgtttgcatttaacgTCAGGTGCTCATGGAGCGGCAAACGATGATTTACTACGGCGTGTTGCTGCCTTAGAACAGAAGCAGGC GGAGATCGACCAAACAATCAGGAGCCAACAGATTTTGATTCAGCTGCAAGATGAGAAGTTTGATGCACAGATTAAAGAGATGCAGGAATCCCTCGCCACTTGTCAAACAGCTGCTGCTGACTTGAAAAAGCAGCGTTACGATGAACAAATGCTTCGAAAGAAAAGACAAT TTGATGGCAATGTAGCGTTTTCGGTATGGCTTGACCATGATATGACACTGGGCTCTGGACAAGTGATCAGGTTTAACAAG ATAATAACCAACGAAGCAAACGGCTACGACCCTAATACGGGCCATTTTACGTGTCCCGAGGCAGGAATGTACGTATTCTCATTCATGGTAAGTCAAAGGGGCAACTACGGTGAATTGGAAGCTAAACTCGTTAAGAATGGTGAGCACATTATCGATGGGGTGGCTGAGACTGCACACGACGCCCAGGATCTTCAGGGAGGAAACACTGTTGCTCTGAGACTTCAAAAAGGCGACACCGTGGCTATCGAGGAAGTCATTGGAAACCACGTCGAAGGCTGGACCGGCTACCGTTTGACTTCGTTCACTGGAATGTTTGTATATCCGTGA